A stretch of Phoenix dactylifera cultivar Barhee BC4 chromosome 16, palm_55x_up_171113_PBpolish2nd_filt_p, whole genome shotgun sequence DNA encodes these proteins:
- the LOC103713665 gene encoding pathogenesis-related protein 1B-like, whose translation MGFSKLGLALAAISAICLSFTNPSVAQNSPEDYLRPHNDARRAVGARVPPMRWDTTLERYALNYANQRARDCRLIHSGGRYGENLYMSSPSIATAARAVGAWVDERRFYNYRSNTCARGKVCGHYTQVVWRESVRVGCARVRCNNGNYFIICSYNPPGNISGRRPYLSDAEEALEAQEAAEVAEGAHALSSE comes from the coding sequence ATGGGGTTCTCGAAACTTGGCTTGGCCTTGGCAGCAATAAGTGCCATATGCCTCTCCTTCACCAATCCATCCGTCGCCCAGAACTCCCCCGAGGACTACCTCCGCCCCCACAACGATGCCCGAAGGGCCGTCGGCGCGCGCGTGCCCCCCATGAGATGGGACACCACCCTGGAGCGCTACGCTCTCAACTATGCTAACCAGAGGGCCCGCGACTGCCGGCTGATTCACTCCGGCGGCCGCTACGGCGAGAACCTCTACATGAGCTCCCCTAGCATCGCCACCGCGGCGCGTGCGGTGGGCGCATGGGTGGACGAGCGGCGGTTCTACAACTACCGGAGCAACACCTGCGCACGGGGGAAGGTCTGCGGTCACTACACTCAGGTGGTGTGGCGTGAGTCGGTGCGGGTCGGCTGCGCACGCGTGCGGTGCAACAATGGTAActatttcatcatatgcagcTACAACCCCCCGGGCAACATATCCGGACGTCGCCCATATTTAAGCGATGCAGAAGAAGCTTTGGAGGCCCAAGAAGCCGCGGAGGTTGCGGAAGGGGCTCACGCCTTATCCTCTGAGTAG
- the LOC103713690 gene encoding pathogenesis-related protein PRB1-3-like, with the protein MGFSKLALALAIVSAIYVSTAHLAQAQDNQQEYLRPHNAARAAVRVGPLKWNRTLENFARRYAMQHVRDCRNVPPPGSRYGSNIYIGRVTASAAVASWVSEKRNYRCPSNTCAAGKTCSHYTQVVWKASTQLGCARIRCKNGNYFIICVYFPPGNRPGQRPYPCTREEAMEAAEGAMEELVEVAVEETMEMAEEEGVDVVEDVVAQVV; encoded by the coding sequence ATGGGGTTCTCGAAGCTTGCATTGGCTCTCGCTATAGTGAGTGCTATTTACGTTTCCACTGCCCACCTCGCCCAAGCCCAGGATAACCAACAAGAATATCTCCGCCCCCACAACGCCGCCCGAGCGGCAGTGCGCGTGGGCCCCCTGAAGTGGAACAGGACTCTGGAAAACTTTGCCCGGAGGTACGCCATGCAGCATGTCCGGGACTGCAGGAATGTTCCCCCACCCGGAAGCCGCTACGGCTCGAACATTTACATCGGCAGGGTCACCGCCTCCGCTGCGGTGGCGTCTTGGGTGAGCGAGAAGCGGAACTACCGCTGCCCCTCCAACACTTGTGCTGCGGGGAAGACATGCTCGCACTACACGCAGGTGGTGTGGAAAGCATCGACGCAGCTTGGTTGCGCACGCATTAGGTGCAAAAATGGTAACTACTTCATCATATGCGTCTACTTCCCCCCCGGCAACAGGCCAGGACAGCGGCCATACCCTTGCACCCGTGAGGAAGCAATGGAGGCTGCGGAAGGTGCCATGGAGGAGCTTGTTGAAGTGGCAGTGGAAGAAACCATGGAGATGGCCGAGGAAGAAGGTGTGGACGTGGTGGAGGACGTTGTTGCTCAAGTAGTGTGA